The Nostoc cf. commune SO-36 genomic sequence CTCAATTCTTTAGAAGGATTATAAAAAAATACTTCACTGAAACTATCAGGAATATTTGGCAGACTTGGTTCAATTACCAATTGCATTTTCACTTGATGATCTAACAGATTAATTAGAGACATTATATCTCCAATATTTAGAGAATAATTACTACTAATTAATAGTGGGTTATTAGCTTTATTGATGATGCGAGCTATTTGAGGATTGGCATGGCTGCTTTTATTCCACCATGTCTCGGCTTGAGAACTAACAACACAGGATATAAGCCCACTGGAAATTACTACTACCATTACTAATTGCCAAAATTTGCGGGCTATTAACTTAGAAGAACTAATTTGAGCGGACAGCAAGTAAGGAACAGCTAGCTGAATGCCCACATAACACGGAATGACATATCTAGCTCGCAAGCTGATTTTACCTCCAATAATTAAATCAGGCAAAATGAGAGCTAAAGCAGGTACTCCACTTAAGAGAAAAACAAATAACCAAACTCGTGTTCCTGCTTGACGATAAAGAAATAAGAATGAGTATATTACCAAGATTAGTAGTAAGGGAATTAAAAATCGACCCCAGCGCAAAACTGGCAAATTCAAATCTGGAAAAAATGGTTCGTAGCGCCAAAAATCAGCAAATAAATAGCTAATATTGCTAATCCAACCAGAAACCAAAGCTGATACAGATTGCCTAGCTTGAGTACTGGCTGTTGTGCGCTCAATTTCAGACAAGCTATTAATAACAATTAAAATCCAAGGAGCGAAAGCTAAAAACCCGATAATAGTTGCTATTAAATAAGCTTTAACTGTTTTGGTGAATCGAAAGCTTTCAACGGCAAATACATAAATGCCGTGAGCGATCGCTATCAATATAGAAAACAAAAAAGTGTATAATCCTAGTGCCACTGTTACTGCATAAATTCCCCAAAGCTGCTTGCTACCCAGTCTTATTGCTCGCAGCAGAACAGCACTCCCTAACAAAGTAGTCACTATCCACAAACTCGACTGCCTTGCCTCTTGGGCGTACAGCACATTGAAAGGCGAGACTGCTAGCAAAGCTACGCTTATCCATGCTGTTATGGG encodes the following:
- a CDS encoding glycosyltransferase family 39 protein, whose protein sequence is MINKQSLIAKYFPPIGLQFLIIILLILGIFFRFAYLDRKVYWHDEAYTSLRTSGYTKTEFVHQVFSGRVFAVGDIQKYQQPNSEKGLIDTVNSLAMEDAQHPPLYYVMVRLWMQLFGNSVATTRSLSAIISLIAFPCIYWLCLELFQSPITAWISVALLAVSPFNVLYAQEARQSSLWIVTTLLGSAVLLRAIRLGSKQLWGIYAVTVALGLYTFLFSILIAIAHGIYVFAVESFRFTKTVKAYLIATIIGFLAFAPWILIVINSLSEIERTTASTQARQSVSALVSGWISNISYLFADFWRYEPFFPDLNLPVLRWGRFLIPLLLILVIYSFLFLYRQAGTRVWLFVFLLSGVPALALILPDLIIGGKISLRARYVIPCYVGIQLAVPYLLSAQISSSKLIARKFWQLVMVVVISSGLISCVVSSQAETWWNKSSHANPQIARIINKANNPLLISSNYSLNIGDIMSLINLLDHQVKMQLVIEPSLPNIPDSFSEVFFYNPSKELRYELEKKYKLVEVFQYSRLWRLEQKSS